A genomic window from Gossypium hirsutum isolate 1008001.06 chromosome D12, Gossypium_hirsutum_v2.1, whole genome shotgun sequence includes:
- the LOC107945719 gene encoding protein RALF-like 34 has translation MASSSLLSKLLLLLFISYIVLWGSKVDAQVEETSLKLMRDALEWPLSVSLYSDLNDNEGEEEVDGEEETGHSRRSLFWTRMRYYISYSALSANRIPCPPRSGRSYYTNNCFKAHGSVHPYSRGCSRITRCRR, from the coding sequence ATGGCTTCTTCTTCACTTCTCAGCAAGCTCCTTTTGCTCCTTTTCATCTCTTACATTGTGTTGTGGGGATCGAAAGTGGATGCCCAAGTTGAAGAGACAAGCTTGAAGCTGATGAGAGATGCTTTGGAATGGCCGCTTTCTGTGTCACTTTACAGTGACTTAAACGACAATGAAGGTGAAGAAGAGGTAGATGGTGAAGAGGAAACTGGGCATAGTCGTAGATCCTTGTTTTGGACGAGAATGAGGTATTACATTTCGTACTCGGCGCTTTCTGCTAATAGAATCCCATGTCCCCCAAGATCAGGAAGGTCTTATTATACCAACAACTGTTTCAAGGCACATGGATCAGTCCACCCTTACTCTAGAGGATGCTCCAGGATTACCCGCTGCAGGAGatga
- the LOC107945722 gene encoding DAZ-associated protein 1 isoform X3: MDRKLVVLGIPWEVDTEGLREYMSNYGDLEDCIVMKERSTGRSRGFGYVTFASANDAKSVLSREHILGERLLEVKIATPKEEMKSPVKKVTRIFVARIPLSVDESTFQRHFEEYGEITDLYMPKDQVSKAHRGFGFITFASAGSVENLMADTHELGGATVVVDRATPKEDDFKPINRMSQGGYGAYNAYISAATRYAAVGAPTLYDHPGPVYGRGESSRGMGKKIFVGRLPQEANVDDLRHYFGRFGRILDIYVPKDPKRSSHRGFGFVTFAEDGVADRVSHRSHEICGQQD, from the exons ATGGACCGGAAGCTTGTG gTTTTGGGAATCCCGTGGGAAGTGGATACTGAAGGTTTGAGGGAATATATGAGTAATTATGGTGATTTGGAGGATTGCATTGTCATGAAG GAGCGATCCACAGGCCGATCTCGTGGCTTTGGTTATGTAACATTTGCATCGGCTAATGATGCTAAG AGTGTGCTATCAAGAGAGCATATTCTTGGGGAGAGATTGCTGGAAGTTAAAATAGCTACTCCAAAG GAGGAGATGAAATCACCTGTGAAGAAAGTAACCAGGATATTTGTGGCCAGAATTCCACTATCAGTGGATGAATCAACCTTTCAGAG ACATTTTGAGGAGTATGGTGAGATAACTGATTTATATATGCCAAAG GATCAAGTCTCAAAAGCGCACCGTGGATTTGGCTTTATCACTTTTGCTAGCGCAG GTTCTGTGGAGAATCTGATGGCTGATACACATGAACTAGGAGGTGCTACTGTAGTAGTTGATCGAGCAACACCCAAG GAAGATGATTTCAAGCCTATAAATAGAATGTCACAGGGGGGATATGGTGCGTATAATGCTTACATTTCTGCTGCAACTAGATATGCTGCAGTTGGTGCTCCTACCTTGTATGACCATCCTGGCCCAGTGTACGGAA GAGGGGAGTCTAGTCGAGGGATGGGAAAAAAGATATTTGTTGGCAGGCTCCCTCAGGAGGCTAATGTTGATGATCTACGCCACTATTTTGGTAGATTTGGTCGTATACTAGACATTTATGTTCCTAAG GACCCCAAGAGATCTAGCCACAGAGGTTTTGGTTTTGTAACATTTGCTGAAGATGGAGTTGCGGACAGAGTATCTCATAGGTCTCATGAGATTTGTGGACAACAG